The Actinomycetota bacterium genome includes a window with the following:
- a CDS encoding radical SAM protein, whose amino-acid sequence MTMIPTKAQGHPCFDESAHHRVGRMHIPVAPACNIKCRYCYREIGGGDNRPGVAYKILKPAEALEAVRSVVATDETIKVIGVAGPGDALANDATFDSLARIHKEFPHLKKCISTNGLRLAECVDDLARAGVSTISVTVNAVKPSVGREFYRKVRLDGRNYFENAFDVLGVRQLAGIEAAVSEGLVVKVNTVLVPEVNGAHIEDIARTLKALGVSLMNIMPLKPLGDMSGYRAPTCLELEEARYYAEKHVEQFRACKQCRADAVGIPGSATHPGHDHAAGTRTSRDNGAKGAKGAGERRTLTDIFTGVPLYH is encoded by the coding sequence ATGACGATGATTCCGACAAAAGCACAAGGCCATCCGTGTTTCGACGAGTCGGCGCACCACCGGGTCGGAAGGATGCATATTCCGGTAGCGCCGGCGTGTAATATCAAATGCCGCTACTGCTATCGCGAGATCGGCGGCGGCGACAACCGCCCCGGCGTCGCTTATAAGATACTCAAGCCGGCCGAAGCGCTTGAGGCGGTTCGCTCCGTCGTCGCCACGGATGAGACCATTAAGGTCATTGGTGTGGCCGGACCGGGTGACGCTCTCGCGAACGACGCGACATTCGATTCGCTCGCGCGTATACATAAGGAGTTTCCCCACCTCAAGAAATGTATCAGCACTAACGGCCTTCGCCTGGCCGAGTGCGTCGACGACCTGGCGCGCGCGGGCGTGTCGACGATATCGGTGACGGTCAACGCGGTCAAGCCGTCCGTCGGCAGGGAATTCTACCGCAAGGTCAGGCTTGACGGCCGCAATTACTTCGAGAACGCCTTCGATGTCCTCGGCGTCCGCCAACTCGCAGGCATCGAAGCCGCGGTAAGTGAGGGGCTTGTCGTCAAGGTCAACACGGTGCTCGTTCCCGAAGTCAACGGGGCTCACATCGAGGATATCGCCCGCACCCTGAAGGCGCTCGGCGTGTCGCTAATGAATATCATGCCGCTTAAGCCCCTCGGCGATATGAGCGGCTACCGGGCGCCGACCTGTCTCGAACTCGAAGAGGCGAGATATTATGCCGAGAAGCACGTAGAGCAGTTCAGGGCATGCAAACAATGCCGCGCGGACGCGGTCGGTATCCCGGGGTCGGCGACCCATCCCGGCCACGACCACGCCGCGGGTACGCGTACGAGCCGCGACAATGGAGCCAAAGGGGCGAAAGGGGCGGGTGAGAGGCGGACGCTAACCGACATCTTCACCGGCGTTCCGCTGTATCATTAG
- the modA gene encoding molybdate ABC transporter substrate-binding protein translates to MKREIAHAVGDGRVDEAHRRDRRILVVLPIIALLSIAASALSGCSSPRPATEAGTGQPLAGEERATLRVMAATSLKDVLRTLAPEFESKENAKIIFNFASSGDLRVQIEQGAPADLFISAGKEQMDALGAKNLILPETRLNILGNELVLIVPEQAGTTIAGIDDVLRSRDIKRLAIGIPESVPAGKYAQEALMKAGIRDGPRPKLVMAKDVRQVVTYVETGNVDAGFVYRSDVKNSKASRVVHVVSGELHSPIVYPVAVLAETSEPVLAAKFIEYLRAARAASEFEKSGFTVLSE, encoded by the coding sequence ATGAAAAGAGAGATTGCGCACGCGGTCGGCGACGGTCGCGTCGACGAAGCGCACCGGCGCGACCGTCGCATCCTCGTCGTGTTGCCTATCATAGCGCTACTATCTATCGCCGCCTCGGCGCTTTCCGGTTGCTCTAGCCCAAGACCGGCGACCGAAGCCGGAACAGGACAACCGTTAGCCGGAGAAGAGCGGGCCACACTCCGCGTTATGGCCGCGACAAGCCTGAAAGACGTGTTGCGGACGCTCGCGCCTGAATTCGAGTCGAAAGAGAACGCGAAAATCATCTTCAACTTCGCCTCATCCGGTGACTTGCGGGTCCAAATCGAGCAGGGCGCTCCCGCCGACCTCTTCATCTCGGCCGGCAAAGAGCAGATGGATGCGCTCGGGGCGAAAAACTTGATACTGCCGGAGACACGTTTAAACATACTCGGCAACGAACTCGTCCTCATCGTGCCGGAGCAAGCGGGCACTACTATCGCCGGCATCGACGACGTCCTACGGAGCCGGGATATCAAAAGACTCGCGATAGGTATTCCGGAGAGCGTCCCCGCCGGAAAGTACGCGCAGGAAGCGCTGATGAAAGCGGGTATCCGGGACGGGCCGCGGCCCAAGCTCGTCATGGCGAAAGACGTGCGCCAAGTGGTGACCTACGTCGAAACGGGCAATGTCGACGCCGGTTTCGTCTACCGCTCAGACGTGAAAAATTCCAAGGCATCGCGTGTCGTCCACGTCGTCTCGGGCGAGCTTCATTCGCCGATCGTCTATCCGGTCGCGGTGCTCGCGGAGACGAGCGAGCCGGTGCTCGCCGCGAAATTCATCGAATATTTGAGGGCCGCGCGGGCGGCGAGTGAGTTCGAGAAGTCCGGTTTTACGGTCCTTTCCGAATGA
- the modB gene encoding molybdate ABC transporter permease subunit, which produces MSPIWLSIKVSSVAVSIVFVIGTLLAVLMARLDFRGKSVVDSLILVPLVLPPSVAGFLLLILLGKYGPVGKVLDMMGIEVIFSWHAAVIASAVVALPLIYQSVKAALEQVQPELEQAARTLGASEPTVLRTVTLPLAWPGFVSGTVLAFARSLGEFGATLMISGNIPGETQTIPLAIYTASQSGDLKYSGILVAVLLVASFSMVFSLNLWKRRSVLWL; this is translated from the coding sequence ATGAGCCCTATCTGGTTGTCGATAAAAGTATCGTCGGTCGCGGTGAGTATCGTATTTGTAATCGGAACGCTCCTTGCCGTGCTCATGGCGCGCCTCGATTTTCGCGGCAAGAGCGTCGTGGATTCGCTCATCCTGGTGCCGTTGGTGCTGCCGCCGTCGGTCGCGGGTTTTTTACTCCTGATCCTTCTCGGCAAGTACGGCCCGGTCGGCAAGGTCCTCGACATGATGGGCATAGAGGTTATCTTTTCGTGGCACGCGGCGGTCATCGCGTCGGCCGTGGTCGCGTTGCCGCTTATCTATCAATCGGTCAAAGCGGCGTTAGAGCAGGTTCAACCCGAACTCGAACAGGCGGCTCGGACACTAGGCGCGAGCGAGCCGACCGTGTTGCGGACGGTAACGCTGCCGCTTGCGTGGCCCGGCTTCGTCTCGGGAACCGTACTCGCGTTCGCGAGGTCGCTCGGTGAGTTCGGCGCTACTCTGATGATAAGCGGCAACATCCCGGGAGAAACGCAGACCATCCCCCTGGCTATCTATACGGCATCGCAAAGCGGCGACCTCAAGTACTCGGGAATTCTGGTAGCCGTCTTGCTGGTAGCTAGTTTCTCGATGGTGTTCAGTTTAAATCTCTGGAAAAGACGCTCGGTGTTGTGGCTGTGA
- a CDS encoding ATP-binding cassette domain-containing protein gives MLAMKFTLKLEYFTLAADISVGNEIIVLLGPSGCGKTSILRSIAGLMRPDEGFIRLNERTLYSSLDSTDLKPRARNIGLVFQDYALFPHMTVEQNVRYGPANCPSQAGRAVETGEIFEMLKISQLKRRYPKQLSGGEKQRVALARTLIMRPELLLLDEPLSALDTDTRVELQSELKELQRHWDIPFILVTHDREEAERLGDSSAEVRVDRRLHEFKHIKTI, from the coding sequence GTGTTGGCAATGAAGTTTACCCTTAAACTCGAATACTTTACGCTCGCGGCGGATATTTCCGTCGGTAACGAGATCATTGTGTTGCTGGGTCCTTCCGGTTGCGGCAAGACTTCGATTCTGCGGAGCATAGCAGGCCTAATGAGGCCGGACGAAGGATTCATTAGGCTCAACGAGCGCACGCTATATTCGTCACTCGATTCAACAGACCTGAAACCGAGGGCGAGAAACATAGGGCTTGTCTTTCAAGACTACGCTCTGTTTCCGCATATGACTGTTGAGCAAAATGTGAGGTACGGGCCGGCAAATTGTCCATCGCAAGCCGGGCGAGCTGTGGAAACCGGGGAAATCTTCGAGATGCTGAAAATATCTCAGCTCAAGCGTCGTTACCCAAAACAGCTTTCTGGAGGCGAAAAACAGCGTGTAGCACTCGCTAGAACGCTAATTATGCGCCCGGAATTGCTTCTGCTCGACGAACCGCTCTCCGCGCTCGATACCGACACCCGCGTAGAGTTACAATCCGAACTCAAGGAGCTGCAACGACACTGGGATATCCCGTTTATCCTGGTGACACACGATCGCGAAGAGGCCGAGCGATTGGGTGATTCGAGCGCCGAAGTGCGCGTTGATCGTCGGCTGCACGAGTTCAAACACATCAAAACCATCTAG
- the polA gene encoding DNA polymerase I, with amino-acid sequence MKNKIILIDGNSLVYRAFFALPTTLANSKGQVTNAVYGFTSMLMKLLKDEKPDVVIVAFDRAAPTFRHEQFEDYKAHREPTPDDLISQFPLVKDVLGALNIPIYELDGFEADDILATLASRAEAEDDDVLVVTGDRDAFQLVDDHIKIMTTRKGISDIVIYDRAKVIERYGVTPERVPDYLALKGDASDNIPGVPGIGEKTAAKLIRQYGSVEEILAGLDKIENKRWRAMLEENAAEAELSKKLAILDRNVPIEVDFSECRVGGFDEQEVRRVFADLEFFTLLDRFFARSKERPSRPTQPAEPSDAGAPTTATAGPDIVYLTTEEDAERLAAELDEAGRFAIVVRAGGENSIDRAIEALAIAYGEDKVYIAKEATTLFDETERIIGAQELPRLLKTQLENASIAKIGHDLKQVMLALWNEDIDLGGIAFDTEIAAYLINPDRSSYPIEESAAIYLGMALSGTTGDERLALEAVANLRLKQKFEETLEEQNLFKLFDEIEMPLIPVLAKMEHEGVGIDADYLSDLSKETELLLESLENDIYSLAEQEFNINSPRQLGVILFEKLGLPKSKKTKTGYSTDANVLAKLLTVHPIVEKIVSFRELAKLKSTYIDALPRLVNGKTGKIHTSFNQTVTTTGRLSSSNPNLQNIPIRTELGRRMRAAFIPSRPGELFLSADYSQIELRLLAHYSGEAVLLRAFEADEDIHEVTAIEVFGVLPEQVTSQMRRIAKMVNFGVLYGMSAYGLSDRLGIPVGDARAFIDKYFKSLPKVEEFIDKTIAEAKEKGYVETLLGRRRYIPELKSGNGRIRSLGERFAVNAPLQGSAADIIKLAMVRVDKELKSQAFQARMVLQVHDELIFETSEDELDALTSMVRDIMEHAFPLRVRLKVDVSSGFNWKEAK; translated from the coding sequence TTGAAGAATAAAATCATCCTAATCGACGGCAACAGCTTGGTGTATAGGGCGTTTTTCGCGCTGCCGACGACGCTTGCGAACTCGAAAGGGCAGGTGACAAACGCGGTCTACGGCTTTACAAGCATGCTCATGAAGCTGCTCAAAGACGAGAAGCCCGATGTGGTCATCGTCGCCTTCGACCGCGCCGCGCCGACCTTTCGCCACGAGCAGTTCGAAGACTACAAAGCGCATCGCGAGCCGACGCCGGACGACCTTATCAGCCAGTTCCCGCTTGTCAAAGATGTGTTAGGCGCGCTAAATATCCCGATATATGAACTCGACGGTTTCGAGGCCGACGACATACTGGCGACGCTCGCGTCCCGAGCCGAGGCCGAAGACGACGATGTGCTGGTAGTCACCGGCGACCGCGACGCGTTCCAGCTCGTCGATGACCACATAAAAATCATGACCACCCGCAAGGGAATCTCGGATATCGTCATATACGACCGCGCCAAGGTCATCGAGCGCTACGGGGTCACGCCCGAGCGGGTGCCGGATTACCTCGCGCTCAAAGGCGACGCCTCAGACAACATACCCGGCGTGCCCGGCATCGGCGAGAAGACAGCGGCCAAGCTTATCAGGCAATACGGAAGCGTCGAGGAAATTCTTGCCGGCCTCGATAAAATCGAGAACAAGCGCTGGCGGGCGATGCTTGAGGAAAACGCCGCCGAGGCCGAACTCTCTAAAAAGCTGGCTATTCTCGACCGCAATGTGCCGATTGAGGTCGATTTCAGCGAGTGCCGCGTCGGCGGCTTCGACGAGCAAGAGGTCCGCCGCGTCTTCGCCGACTTAGAGTTTTTTACGCTCCTCGACCGGTTTTTCGCGCGGAGCAAAGAGCGGCCGTCCCGGCCAACCCAGCCCGCCGAGCCGTCCGACGCCGGCGCGCCTACAACCGCGACAGCCGGACCCGACATCGTATATCTCACAACCGAAGAAGACGCGGAGCGACTCGCCGCCGAACTCGACGAAGCGGGGCGGTTCGCCATCGTGGTTCGCGCGGGCGGCGAGAACAGCATCGACCGAGCTATCGAAGCGCTGGCCATCGCATACGGTGAGGACAAGGTCTATATAGCCAAAGAGGCGACGACACTCTTCGATGAGACCGAGCGGATAATCGGCGCGCAAGAGCTGCCGCGGCTGCTCAAAACGCAACTCGAGAACGCCAGTATCGCCAAAATCGGCCACGACCTCAAGCAGGTCATGCTCGCACTCTGGAACGAGGATATCGACCTCGGCGGCATAGCTTTCGACACCGAAATCGCCGCATACCTCATCAACCCCGACCGATCCTCGTACCCGATAGAGGAGTCGGCCGCTATCTATCTCGGCATGGCTCTCTCGGGCACGACCGGCGACGAGCGCCTCGCGCTGGAGGCGGTCGCGAACCTGCGCCTCAAGCAGAAGTTCGAGGAGACCCTCGAAGAACAAAACCTGTTCAAGCTCTTCGACGAGATAGAGATGCCGCTCATACCCGTTCTCGCCAAGATGGAGCACGAAGGGGTCGGCATAGATGCCGACTATCTGAGCGACCTCTCTAAAGAGACGGAGCTGCTCCTCGAATCGCTGGAAAACGATATCTACTCCCTGGCGGAACAAGAGTTTAACATCAACTCCCCGCGGCAGCTCGGCGTCATCCTCTTCGAGAAGCTCGGTTTGCCGAAATCGAAGAAGACCAAGACCGGCTATTCGACCGACGCGAACGTCCTGGCAAAGCTGCTCACCGTCCACCCTATAGTCGAGAAGATAGTAAGTTTCCGCGAGTTGGCCAAATTGAAGTCTACCTATATAGACGCGCTCCCGAGGCTTGTCAACGGCAAGACCGGTAAGATTCACACCTCGTTCAACCAGACCGTAACGACAACGGGGCGTCTTAGCAGCAGCAACCCGAACCTGCAAAATATCCCGATCCGCACCGAGCTGGGCCGGCGCATGCGCGCCGCGTTTATCCCGTCGCGCCCCGGAGAACTCTTTCTATCCGCCGACTATTCCCAGATAGAGCTGCGGCTGCTCGCGCATTACTCGGGTGAAGCGGTGCTATTGCGGGCGTTCGAAGCCGACGAAGATATTCATGAAGTGACGGCGATAGAGGTCTTCGGTGTCTTGCCCGAGCAGGTGACATCGCAGATGCGGCGCATCGCTAAGATGGTCAATTTCGGCGTTCTCTACGGCATGAGCGCGTACGGGTTGTCCGACCGGCTCGGTATCCCGGTGGGCGACGCCCGCGCCTTCATCGACAAATACTTCAAGAGTCTCCCCAAAGTCGAGGAATTCATCGACAAAACGATAGCCGAAGCGAAAGAGAAGGGCTACGTCGAAACGCTCCTGGGCCGAAGGCGCTATATCCCCGAACTCAAAAGCGGCAACGGCAGGATTCGAAGCCTCGGCGAGCGGTTTGCGGTCAACGCGCCGCTACAGGGTAGTGCCGCCGACATCATAAAGCTGGCGATGGTGCGGGTCGACAAAGAGCTTAAGAGCCAAGCATTTCAGGCGAGAATGGTCCTGCAGGTCCACGATGAGTTGATTTTCGAGACATCCGAGGACGAGTTGGATGCGTTGACCTCGATGGTCAGGGATATCATGGAGCACGCGTTTCCGCTCAGAGTACGCCTAAAAGTCGATGTTTCTTCAGGTTTTAATTGGAAAGAAGCGAAATAG
- the rpsA gene encoding 30S ribosomal protein S1, with the protein MSEKEPVDNPESYMIMGEDGVLVPDYDQTIKVFDDGDIVVGEVVKVDRDEVLVDIGYKSEGAIPARELSIKPDADPFEIVKVGDRIEALVLQKEDKEGRLILSKKRAEYEQAWIRIQALANTSETIEGSVIEVVKGGLIVNIGLRGFLPASLVDLRRTKDLHQFIGQTMECRIIEMDRNRNNVVLSRRAVLEEEKKHEKGKLLEKIVKGAVLEGKISSIVDFGAFVDLGGIDGLIHISELCWNHIDHPSEVVAVGDDVKVQVLDVDFDRERISLGLRQTQEDPWRQKVSGYKVDQLITGKVTKLVPFGAFVEVEEGLEGLIHISELAHKHVEMPEEIVKVGENVDVKIVGIDVDKRRVSLSVKQTLPAPDETKVEAAAETEDVQAAADAVVVEEVKIPVIETAEEEAVVVEVVAEEVIVGEAVAEEVIAGAAPEEAAAPAEAEETADETAEETVEETVVEEVAVEEGATEAVEEVIEAAAEEEATVPVTPGSLEDVLSQMKKEHPKKGSGA; encoded by the coding sequence ATGTCCGAAAAAGAACCAGTTGATAACCCGGAAAGCTACATGATCATGGGCGAGGACGGAGTGCTCGTCCCCGACTACGATCAAACCATTAAGGTCTTCGATGACGGCGACATTGTCGTCGGCGAAGTTGTAAAAGTCGACCGCGATGAGGTCCTCGTAGACATCGGCTACAAGTCGGAAGGCGCGATTCCCGCCAGGGAACTGTCGATTAAACCCGATGCCGATCCCTTCGAAATCGTCAAGGTGGGCGATCGCATCGAAGCGCTCGTTCTCCAAAAAGAGGATAAAGAAGGAAGACTCATTCTCTCGAAGAAGCGCGCCGAGTATGAGCAAGCATGGATTAGAATCCAGGCGCTCGCCAATACCAGCGAGACTATCGAGGGAAGCGTCATCGAAGTCGTAAAAGGTGGGCTGATAGTCAACATCGGTTTAAGAGGTTTCTTGCCGGCGTCGCTAGTCGACTTGAGACGAACAAAAGACCTCCATCAATTCATCGGTCAGACCATGGAATGCCGGATTATCGAAATGGATCGCAACAGAAACAACGTGGTTCTTTCGAGACGCGCGGTTCTTGAGGAGGAGAAGAAACACGAGAAGGGCAAACTCCTCGAGAAGATAGTCAAGGGAGCGGTGCTCGAAGGCAAAATCTCGAGTATCGTCGACTTTGGAGCATTCGTCGACCTTGGCGGAATAGACGGACTTATCCACATCTCGGAACTCTGCTGGAACCATATCGACCACCCGTCAGAAGTCGTGGCGGTCGGTGACGATGTCAAAGTCCAGGTCTTGGATGTCGACTTCGACCGCGAGAGAATCTCTCTCGGGCTTCGTCAGACACAGGAAGACCCCTGGAGACAAAAGGTAAGCGGCTACAAGGTGGACCAGCTCATAACAGGCAAGGTAACAAAGCTCGTGCCGTTCGGCGCGTTCGTCGAAGTAGAAGAGGGCCTCGAAGGTCTCATCCACATCTCGGAACTTGCGCATAAGCATGTCGAGATGCCGGAAGAAATCGTCAAGGTGGGCGAGAACGTCGATGTTAAAATCGTCGGTATCGATGTCGACAAAAGAAGGGTAAGCCTGAGCGTCAAACAGACGCTGCCCGCACCGGACGAGACTAAAGTAGAGGCCGCGGCGGAGACAGAAGATGTCCAAGCAGCCGCTGACGCGGTAGTCGTCGAAGAGGTAAAGATTCCCGTAATCGAGACCGCCGAAGAAGAGGCAGTAGTCGTCGAGGTTGTAGCTGAAGAAGTTATAGTAGGGGAAGCTGTAGCCGAGGAAGTTATAGCCGGGGCAGCCCCCGAAGAAGCCGCGGCGCCCGCGGAAGCCGAGGAGACAGCAGACGAGACAGCCGAGGAAACCGTAGAAGAAACGGTTGTCGAAGAAGTCGCTGTCGAAGAAGGCGCAACCGAAGCTGTTGAAGAGGTAATCGAAGCAGCCGCCGAAGAAGAAGCGACGGTTCCGGTCACGCCGGGTTCGCTCGAGGACGTGCTCAGCCAAATGAAGAAAGAGCACCCCAAGAAAGGGTCGGGCGCGTAG
- the coaE gene encoding dephospho-CoA kinase (Dephospho-CoA kinase (CoaE) performs the final step in coenzyme A biosynthesis.) — MGVTGPIASGKSAVTALLKEKGADVIDADEIAREVVEPGRPAWTDIVEHFGESVLRPDQSIDRPELGRIVFGDAEQREALNEIVHPRVIDEVDSRLRELEAINRPDAVVVIDAPLLIEVGMDKRCAHTVVVTADEDIRLERLLKKGLSREEAESRVGAQRGKDALEKFADVVVANNGTLDELKEQTEALWKVIQADSLDD, encoded by the coding sequence ATCGGTGTAACCGGGCCAATAGCGTCGGGCAAGTCGGCAGTGACCGCGCTTCTTAAGGAAAAAGGGGCGGACGTTATCGACGCGGATGAAATCGCGCGCGAGGTCGTCGAACCGGGCAGGCCGGCGTGGACGGATATAGTCGAGCATTTCGGCGAGAGCGTGCTCCGGCCCGACCAAAGCATAGACCGGCCCGAGTTGGGCAGAATCGTCTTCGGGGATGCCGAACAACGCGAGGCCTTGAACGAGATCGTTCACCCCCGCGTTATCGATGAGGTAGATAGCCGCCTTCGCGAGTTGGAGGCGATAAATAGACCCGACGCCGTCGTAGTTATCGACGCGCCGCTCTTGATTGAGGTCGGCATGGACAAGCGTTGCGCACACACGGTTGTCGTGACGGCGGATGAAGATATCCGGCTGGAGCGCCTTCTCAAAAAAGGCCTTTCCAGAGAAGAGGCCGAAAGTCGCGTCGGCGCACAGCGAGGGAAAGACGCCCTTGAGAAGTTCGCGGATGTGGTCGTTGCAAATAACGGAACCTTAGACGAACTCAAAGAACAAACGGAAGCACTATGGAAGGTAATTCAAGCCGACAGTCTCGATGATTAA